A stretch of Mastacembelus armatus chromosome 1, fMasArm1.2, whole genome shotgun sequence DNA encodes these proteins:
- the LOC113127711 gene encoding rho GDP-dissociation inhibitor 1-like isoform X1 — protein MAEDEVTPEQLAAIAAENEEPEPVNYKPPAQKSVKEIHELDKDDESLRKYKEALLGSGVTETGNDPNTPNVQVTGMSLVCESAPSPLVLDLQGDLESFKKQAFVLKEGVEYKIKISFKVNKEIVSGLKYVQHTYRKGMKIDKSEYMVGSYGPRPTEYDFLTTMEEAPKGVLARGNYVIKSKFTDDDKHDHLSWEWNLNIKKDWKD, from the exons ATGGCTGAGGATGAGGTGACTCCGGAGCAGCTAGCAGCCATTGCAGCCGAAAACGAGGAGCCAGAACCGGTGAACTACAAGCCCCCGGCCCAGAAATCAGTGAAGGAGATCCACGAGCTGGATAAAGATGATGAGAGCTTACGCAAATATAAGGAAGCGCTGCTTGGCTCCGGGGTCACTGAAACTggtaatg ATCCTAATACTCCCAATGTTCAGGTGACCGGGATGTCTCTGGTCTGTGAAAGTGCTCCAAGCCCCCTGGTTCTGGACCTGCAAG GAGACCTGGAATCCTTTAAAAAGCAGGCCTTTGTTCTGAAGGAGGGGGttgaatacaaaataaagatcaGCTTTAAG gTGAACAAGGAGATTGTTTCAGGTCTGAAGTATGTGCAGCACACATACAGGAAAGGAATGAAGA TTGACAAATCGGAATACATGGTGGGCAGCTATGGGCCCCGTCCCACTGAATATGACTTCCTGACCACAATGGAGGAGGCTCCTAAAGGTGTGCTAGCCCGCGGCAACTACGTCATCAAGTCCAAGTTTACCGATGATGACAAGCACGACCACCTTTCCTGGGAGTGGAACCTCAACATCAAGAAAGACTGGAAAGACTAA
- the LOC113128307 gene encoding THO complex subunit 4-like — MADKMNMSLDDIIKLNKKGGSGRGGVSSEEGGSSGRTGGSSVPKRTRQSNFNRERNKRSTPYTRPRELPDKWQHDMFEEHSGHSGPSAGAERSIEESSKLLVSNLDFGVSDTDIKELFAEFGTLKKASIHYDRSGRSKGTADIHFEKESEALKAMKHYNGVPLDGRPMKIQQVTTEVEMPSRQSSSNRRFDRSRLGQPNFERREWNERRQGSGSGFRGRGRGGSNRPQLSAEELDAQLDAYNAKFQMDTS, encoded by the exons ATGGCTGATAAGATGAATATGTCCCTGGACGATATCATTAAACTGAATAAGAAAGGAGGCAGCGGTCGCGGAGGAGTGTCGTCCGAGGAGGGTGGAAGTTCAGGTCGAACCGGTGGGTCCTCTGTGCCAAAGCGGACTCGACAGAGTAACTTCAATCGTGAAAGAAACAAGAGATCCACACCATACACCAGG CCCAGAGAGTTACCAGACAAATGGCAGCATGACATGTTTGAGGAGCACTCTGGGCACAGCGGGCCAAGTGCAGGAGCTGAAAGAAGTATAGAAGAGAGCAGCAAATTGCTGGTTTCCAATCTGGACTTTGGAGTCTCTGACACAGATATCAAG GAGCTGTTTGCAGAGTTTGGGACATTAAAAAAAGCATCTATACACTATGACCGGTCTGGTCGCAGTAAAGGAACAGCAGACATTCACTTTGAAAAAGAGTCGGAGGCTTTAAAAGCCATGAAGCACTATAATGGCGTTCCACTTGATG gCCGCCCCATGAAAATCCAGCAGGTGACTACAGAGGTGGAAATGCCGAGTAGACAATCAAG cTCAAACAGAAGGTTTGACCGGAGCAGACTTGGTCAACCCAATTTTGAAAGGAGAGAATGGAATGAAAGGAGGCAAGGTAGTGGCAGTGGTTTTAGAGGTCGGGGTAGAGGAGGTAGTAACAGACCCCAACTTTCTGCAGAAGAGTTAGATGCACAGTTGGATGCTTACAATGCCAAG TTTCAGATGGACACCTCTTAG
- the ppp1r12c gene encoding protein phosphatase 1 regulatory subunit 12C isoform X2 translates to MGDSARTKRREQLKRWAGSCTDKASAVPRRRWRGDAEDTTGEPEAELSDRPRDELVRDEISPLLKRRKRVRFDKAAEFLAACASGDTEEAKAMLKEAKDAKSRNGEDVEEIINCSNADGITALHQACIDGSMEMVTFLLKHGAKVNKVDSEGWTPLHVAASCGHPEIADFLLQQGASLSAVNCDGDVPLDIASDETTESLIQDYTMRQGVDVEAAKRLEEEQIMMDARAWLTEGVPASVHHPRTGATPLHVAAAKGYLEALKILCQCGLDVSAMDFDGWTPLHAAAHWGQGEACRILAEQLCNMEVRSNAGQTPFDVADESVEELLEELSKKQANWRNERSILDKQNQQGSTAANAQNKRRRSSVCRMSSKDKMNVQDQSKERGVTGELELSEEKDSSPESSIVSSPDTESVTTSIASPADKTPEEKEMEEKEQDKANRTARVQPTPQTRDATAESPNNLNSDKRKFQAPVRDEESESQRKARSRRLRQSRRSTQGVTLTDLKEAEKTVTQAAEPLSSNIQHVSPIVTVTPAERDTDPVKQMEPEAEKRLGVKDRRRGRRERRSTGIVHLGGENEEEDGNLDDTNGNSYSIVSQLGDLSADYRTLYFRVLQENLSLKDKLQEMELLLSQNKVELERLRQSQESSTDRPALLELERFEKLALQRKAIELEDELKVLGDLRADNQRLKDENAALIRVISKLSR, encoded by the exons ATGGGGGACTCGGCGAGGACCAAGCGGCGGGAGCAGTTAAAACGCTGGGCCGGCTCCTGCACCGACAAAGCGTCGGCCGTGCCCAGGCGGAGGTGGCGGGGCGATGCCGAAGATACAACAGGGGAGCCCGAGGCCGAACTCAGCGACCGGCCGAGGGACGAGCTAGTGAGAGATGAAATCAGTCCCCTCCTCAAACGACG GAAAAGGGTGAGGTTTGACAAGGCTGCAGAGTTCCTTGCTGCCTGTGCCAGTGGAGACACGGAGGAGGCCAAGGCAATGCTTAAAGAAGCCAAAGATGCCAAAAGTAGAAATGGGGAGGATGTGGAAGAAATTATCAACTGTTCTAATGCTGATGGAATCACTGCTCTCCACCAG GCCTGCATAGATGGCAGCATGGAGATGGTGACCTTCCTTTTGAAGCATGGTGCCAAAGTGAACAAGGTTGACAGTGAAGGATGGACACCGCTGCATGTCGCTGCCTCCTGCGGCCATCCTGAAATTGCAGA TTTCCTCCTGCAGCAAGGTGCGTCTCTCTCTGCTGTGAACTGTGATGGTGATGTTCCTCTGGACATTGCTTCAGATGAAACCACTGAGTCCCTTATTCAGGATTACACTATGAGACAGG GTGTGGACGTAGAGGCAGCTAAGCGGCTGGAGGAGGAACAGATCATGATGGATGCCAGAGCCTGGCTGACTGAAGGCGTACCTGCCAGCGTACACCACCCTAGGACTGGGGCCACCCCACTGCATGTGGCTGCAGCCAAGGGCTACCTAGAGGCCCTGAA GATACTGTGTCAGTGTGGGCTGGATGTGTCAGCTATGGATTTTGATGGCTGGACGCCTCTCCATGCAGCTGCACATTGGGGTCAGGGGGAGGCCTGTCGCATTCTGGCTGAACAGCTGTGCAATATGGAGGTCCGCAGCAATGCG GGTCAGACACCGTTTGATGTAGCTGATGAGAGTGttgaggagctgctggaggagttATCTAAAAAACAAGCCAAT TGGCGTAATGAAAGGTCCATATTAGACAAGCAAAACCAACAAGGCTCGACTGCtgcaaatgcacaaaataaGCGGCGGAG GAGCTCCGTGTGCAGGATGAGCAGTAAGGACAAGATGAACGTGCAAGACCAGTCTAAAGAGAGGGGCGTTACAGGAGAGCTGGAGCTGAGCGAGGAGAAAGATAGTAGTCCTG AAAGCTCCATCGTGTCTAGTCCGGACACTGAGAGTGTGACCACATCTATAGCCAGCCCTGCTGATAAG ACAccagaggagaaagagatggaggagaaggagcaAGACAAGGCAAACCGCACAGCTAGAGTTCAGCCTACTCCTCAGACAAGGGATGCCACAGCTGAGAGTCCAAACAACCTCAACTCTGACAAGCGCAa GTTCCAGGCTCCAGTCAGAGATGAAGAGTCTGAGTCCCAGAGGAAAGCTCGCTCTCGCCGCTTGCGCCAGTCTCGCCGCTCCACACAG GGTGTGACACTAACAGACCTGAAAGAAGCAGAGAAGACTGTGACTCAAGCTGCAGAACCTCTGTCTAGCAACATCCAGCATGTCAGCCCCATTGTCACTGTCACACCTGCTGAAAGGG ATACAGACCCGGTGAAACAGATGGAGCCAGAGGCAGAGAAGCGTCTGGGAGTGAAGGACAGGAGGcgagggaggagggagagacgCTCCACTGGCATCGTTCACCTGGGAGGAGAG AATGAAGAAGAGGACGGTAATTTAGACGACACAAACGGTAACAGCTATTCAAT tgtgaGTCAACTGGGAGACTTGTCTGCTGACTACAGGACG CTGTACTTTAGGGTACTGCAGGAGAACCTGTCTCTGAAGGACAAGCTACAGGAGATGGAGCTGCTGCTCAGCCAAAACAAAGTGGAGCTGGAGAGACTCCGACAG AGTCAAgagagcagcacagacagaccGGCTCTGTTGGAACTGGAGAGATTT gAGAAGTTGGCCCTCCAGAGGAAAGCAATAGAACTAGAGGATGAGCTGAAG GTTCTGGGGGATCTCCGAGCAGACAACCAGAGGCTCAAGGATGAGAACGCCGCCCTCATTCGAGTCATCAGCAAACTCTCAAGatga
- the LOC113127711 gene encoding rho GDP-dissociation inhibitor 1-like isoform X2: MAEDEVTPEQLAAIAAENEEPEPVNYKPPAQKSVKEIHELDKDDESLRKYKEALLGSGVTETDPNTPNVQVTGMSLVCESAPSPLVLDLQGDLESFKKQAFVLKEGVEYKIKISFKVNKEIVSGLKYVQHTYRKGMKIDKSEYMVGSYGPRPTEYDFLTTMEEAPKGVLARGNYVIKSKFTDDDKHDHLSWEWNLNIKKDWKD; the protein is encoded by the exons ATGGCTGAGGATGAGGTGACTCCGGAGCAGCTAGCAGCCATTGCAGCCGAAAACGAGGAGCCAGAACCGGTGAACTACAAGCCCCCGGCCCAGAAATCAGTGAAGGAGATCCACGAGCTGGATAAAGATGATGAGAGCTTACGCAAATATAAGGAAGCGCTGCTTGGCTCCGGGGTCACTGAAACTg ATCCTAATACTCCCAATGTTCAGGTGACCGGGATGTCTCTGGTCTGTGAAAGTGCTCCAAGCCCCCTGGTTCTGGACCTGCAAG GAGACCTGGAATCCTTTAAAAAGCAGGCCTTTGTTCTGAAGGAGGGGGttgaatacaaaataaagatcaGCTTTAAG gTGAACAAGGAGATTGTTTCAGGTCTGAAGTATGTGCAGCACACATACAGGAAAGGAATGAAGA TTGACAAATCGGAATACATGGTGGGCAGCTATGGGCCCCGTCCCACTGAATATGACTTCCTGACCACAATGGAGGAGGCTCCTAAAGGTGTGCTAGCCCGCGGCAACTACGTCATCAAGTCCAAGTTTACCGATGATGACAAGCACGACCACCTTTCCTGGGAGTGGAACCTCAACATCAAGAAAGACTGGAAAGACTAA
- the ppp1r12c gene encoding protein phosphatase 1 regulatory subunit 12C isoform X1 — protein sequence MGDSARTKRREQLKRWAGSCTDKASAVPRRRWRGDAEDTTGEPEAELSDRPRDELVRDEISPLLKRRKRVRFDKAAEFLAACASGDTEEAKAMLKEAKDAKSRNGEDVEEIINCSNADGITALHQACIDGSMEMVTFLLKHGAKVNKVDSEGWTPLHVAASCGHPEIADFLLQQGASLSAVNCDGDVPLDIASDETTESLIQDYTMRQGVDVEAAKRLEEEQIMMDARAWLTEGVPASVHHPRTGATPLHVAAAKGYLEALKILCQCGLDVSAMDFDGWTPLHAAAHWGQGEACRILAEQLCNMEVRSNAGQTPFDVADESVEELLEELSKKQANWRNERSILDKQNQQGSTAANAQNKRRRSSVCRMSSKDKMNVQDQSKERGVTGELELSEEKDSSPESSIVSSPDTESVTTSIASPADKTPEEKEMEEKEQDKANRTARVQPTPQTRDATAESPNNLNSDKRKFQAPVRDEESESQRKARSRRLRQSRRSTQGVTLTDLKEAEKTVTQAAEPLSSNIQHVSPIVTVTPAERDTDPVKQMEPEAEKRLGVKDRRRGRRERRSTGIVHLGGENEEEDGNLDDTNGNSYSIVSQLGDLSADYRTLYFRVLQENLSLKDKLQEMELLLSQNKVELERLRQVRQSQESSTDRPALLELERFEKLALQRKAIELEDELKVLGDLRADNQRLKDENAALIRVISKLSR from the exons ATGGGGGACTCGGCGAGGACCAAGCGGCGGGAGCAGTTAAAACGCTGGGCCGGCTCCTGCACCGACAAAGCGTCGGCCGTGCCCAGGCGGAGGTGGCGGGGCGATGCCGAAGATACAACAGGGGAGCCCGAGGCCGAACTCAGCGACCGGCCGAGGGACGAGCTAGTGAGAGATGAAATCAGTCCCCTCCTCAAACGACG GAAAAGGGTGAGGTTTGACAAGGCTGCAGAGTTCCTTGCTGCCTGTGCCAGTGGAGACACGGAGGAGGCCAAGGCAATGCTTAAAGAAGCCAAAGATGCCAAAAGTAGAAATGGGGAGGATGTGGAAGAAATTATCAACTGTTCTAATGCTGATGGAATCACTGCTCTCCACCAG GCCTGCATAGATGGCAGCATGGAGATGGTGACCTTCCTTTTGAAGCATGGTGCCAAAGTGAACAAGGTTGACAGTGAAGGATGGACACCGCTGCATGTCGCTGCCTCCTGCGGCCATCCTGAAATTGCAGA TTTCCTCCTGCAGCAAGGTGCGTCTCTCTCTGCTGTGAACTGTGATGGTGATGTTCCTCTGGACATTGCTTCAGATGAAACCACTGAGTCCCTTATTCAGGATTACACTATGAGACAGG GTGTGGACGTAGAGGCAGCTAAGCGGCTGGAGGAGGAACAGATCATGATGGATGCCAGAGCCTGGCTGACTGAAGGCGTACCTGCCAGCGTACACCACCCTAGGACTGGGGCCACCCCACTGCATGTGGCTGCAGCCAAGGGCTACCTAGAGGCCCTGAA GATACTGTGTCAGTGTGGGCTGGATGTGTCAGCTATGGATTTTGATGGCTGGACGCCTCTCCATGCAGCTGCACATTGGGGTCAGGGGGAGGCCTGTCGCATTCTGGCTGAACAGCTGTGCAATATGGAGGTCCGCAGCAATGCG GGTCAGACACCGTTTGATGTAGCTGATGAGAGTGttgaggagctgctggaggagttATCTAAAAAACAAGCCAAT TGGCGTAATGAAAGGTCCATATTAGACAAGCAAAACCAACAAGGCTCGACTGCtgcaaatgcacaaaataaGCGGCGGAG GAGCTCCGTGTGCAGGATGAGCAGTAAGGACAAGATGAACGTGCAAGACCAGTCTAAAGAGAGGGGCGTTACAGGAGAGCTGGAGCTGAGCGAGGAGAAAGATAGTAGTCCTG AAAGCTCCATCGTGTCTAGTCCGGACACTGAGAGTGTGACCACATCTATAGCCAGCCCTGCTGATAAG ACAccagaggagaaagagatggaggagaaggagcaAGACAAGGCAAACCGCACAGCTAGAGTTCAGCCTACTCCTCAGACAAGGGATGCCACAGCTGAGAGTCCAAACAACCTCAACTCTGACAAGCGCAa GTTCCAGGCTCCAGTCAGAGATGAAGAGTCTGAGTCCCAGAGGAAAGCTCGCTCTCGCCGCTTGCGCCAGTCTCGCCGCTCCACACAG GGTGTGACACTAACAGACCTGAAAGAAGCAGAGAAGACTGTGACTCAAGCTGCAGAACCTCTGTCTAGCAACATCCAGCATGTCAGCCCCATTGTCACTGTCACACCTGCTGAAAGGG ATACAGACCCGGTGAAACAGATGGAGCCAGAGGCAGAGAAGCGTCTGGGAGTGAAGGACAGGAGGcgagggaggagggagagacgCTCCACTGGCATCGTTCACCTGGGAGGAGAG AATGAAGAAGAGGACGGTAATTTAGACGACACAAACGGTAACAGCTATTCAAT tgtgaGTCAACTGGGAGACTTGTCTGCTGACTACAGGACG CTGTACTTTAGGGTACTGCAGGAGAACCTGTCTCTGAAGGACAAGCTACAGGAGATGGAGCTGCTGCTCAGCCAAAACAAAGTGGAGCTGGAGAGACTCCGACAGGTTCGGCAG AGTCAAgagagcagcacagacagaccGGCTCTGTTGGAACTGGAGAGATTT gAGAAGTTGGCCCTCCAGAGGAAAGCAATAGAACTAGAGGATGAGCTGAAG GTTCTGGGGGATCTCCGAGCAGACAACCAGAGGCTCAAGGATGAGAACGCCGCCCTCATTCGAGTCATCAGCAAACTCTCAAGatga